The Aedes albopictus strain Foshan chromosome 2, AalbF5, whole genome shotgun sequence region AGATAACGGAGATGGGGTCATGTTCAACCCGGATGGTCGCTTCAGTTGAGCCTGTAGGCTAGGAACAGCCAATGATGGCACTTTTGGATCATCATCTTTAAGAGAAATCACATCCGAATCGCCCATTTCCGATACACCGTCGAAGTCCTCATCGTTTTTGTTTTCGGTAGTGGCGCTGCTTTCCTCTCCGGTAGTCAAATTGACAATCGACGGTACGGATAGAGGCTCCGGAATCTTGGGAATACTGATGGGAAcgggtggtggtggcggcggctCTGGAATGGCTATAATTTCCTCAGGATCCAGTCCTAGCAGTTCACGGATCCAATTCCAAAAATGGCCGGAAGTTGAGTCCAGGGGAAACTTGGGTTGGAGAGTCCTCTTCAACTTTTCAATGTATGAGATTTCGTTTTTGTACGATGATTGAAAATTGATTAGTTCACGCTTGAACTGCTTATAATAATCAACGGTGAGCATCATTTCTTCCTTGATATCTTCCGAGAGAACCTCATCGTGGATTAAATTATAGGTCATCAGCATTGGTCGTCCATACTCCGCAGGACGGTTTTCCGGGGGCGGCAGAACCCAAAAAGATAAAATGCTGGACTCCAATGTAACATTATCATCATTGTATGGAGCTGAAAAGAAAACAAGTAACAATAGTAAGTGAATTTTATTCATATAATTCTGGAGTTCGATTTGAATaagtcgaatctacataggaatcacagcaaacttaggacctattcaaatcgaacgcctgaatTGAGTAATACGTATTCAGCAAGACCGTgcagagggtgacgggtttggATCCTGGTCGTTTCAAGAACTTTTCGTTATGGATTttttcttgatttccttgggcatggaTTATCTTAGTgattgccacacgatatgcacattcaaaatggtcattggtagaggaagctctcagtttataACCGTGGAAAAGGTAATACAATACTAagcagagaagcaggctttgctccGGTgaagacgttacaccaagaagaatgTACAAAATGTGCAGTTGTTATCAATTATTGCAAGTTGACCTAACTTTTTGTGCACGATGATATTTTTACGCACAGCATCTATTCAGGTCGGTTGgtatggaattgactgagttatagataCAATGCACACAGTAGAACCCTTGCCCAAAATGCTCCCACGTCCTGTTTATGTACTGTTAATACTTACAGCAAATAAATCCCACACATGGTATGTAGGATGCTTCGGTAGGCCCTCTCATCTTGATCTGATACTCTAGCTGAGCATCGCAATCCCTCAATGTCGGTTGGACTGGAAAACGTGGATGCGAATGGTACCATCCGACCAAGTTGAGATTCTTCTTGACCATTAACTTTTGAATCTGCAGTTCGCACATGGCGGCCTTATCCCTATCGAACCGTGAATTGCGACAAGGAAACGCATGTGTGATAGACAAGTTGTGGGCATTGATGTCCCACGTGCCGCCGAGATAGCCACAAACTTCATTGTTTGTCAGGTGACAATGGAAGTCCATGACCAGAATCGTGGACGAAGACACCGAGACCAGGAACGGTTGCATCTTGCCAATCGAAGTAAATGGTATAGACTCAATCAGAGTATTTGCATCACTGTGAATAAAGCGAAAAGTTTGTTCATATTAAATGATTGTTAAGATAAGAGATCATAACAACTTACTGTAATATATTACGATTGCTAACGGTATTATGTTGCACAATGTTTCTTCTAACAGGTGGTGGTTCCATTGCCGTCTTGTCTTCTTCAGTTTCCTCCAGAGTGTctgcaatttaaaaaaatcttcgtaGTTTGCACATAAACATTATAATCACTCAATCTAACCATCAACTGGTATCCCGTCATCCTTATGATCCTTTTCTTTCTGCAGTTGCTTCCGGTGGTACGCCGCCTTGTAGGCGTCTAACTTGCGGCCTTTGTATCTTACATTGGCCCATCCACAGCCAGACTTTTTGTCCGGATTAATGATGCGTTTGCAATAAATGGCCCAAGCACTCGGGGAACAGAATATTGTTTCCGTTTCGTGGGATTTTATCTTTCCATCCGAAAGCAAATCGCCGATAAATTTTTGTCCCTGAAAACAAGTTTCAAAATCAATCATCACCGAGAGGGGTAACCGGTAATCATCCTAAAACTCACCAGATACTCGATGCTCATGGCGGCCTTCCCTGGCTGGAGGACATTCGCAGCGAGCAACATCTGTATAGTAACCGTTTTTCCCGGGAAATATCCGGTCTTATCGCCTTCCTAGAAATCAATGGTAACAACATATACTTCACATCTTTTGGGGCTGCGGGGGCGGCCATAGCGCAATTATAACTACTAACATCATCAATGAACTCATCCGTGATGTCGCTATCATGGTGGGTGTCTTCTTCGCTGGCTTTTGTTGACATTTTCAAACGGGATTTTACACCCGAAAACGCACTTCAAACGGGGAAATTTTATGCTAATTCGCCACACCGACCGTTCAACTCACTAAATGCAATAACTTTCTACAGATTTGAACAGTTTTTCACGCAATATTTATCAAATGAAAATTATCACTCCGCTAGACGCGAAAAAATTTACGACACACCGCTGTTTGATGACATTTCGGCTtgcatttttgcattttccttTTTTGCCTTTTCCCGCTGGGCGCACAAAAGAGAAATTGACAGAATATGAACCAATGTAAGCAGTTACACACGAAAAATCAAACTATCCATTTCAAGAGTTAAATTTACcacttaaaatttttgtatgggagattttttagaaaatttctagaTTAATTATTTTAGTTTAAATTGGGTGAAAGTACTcggcttttgccttgcgttaagcgcagtttcgagttcgaaaggaatcgctcaagaaacttcttgagtgattcctggcaaaaactttcttcggtgactgccatttgaactgtcatttcttcgctactgcgtactgagATCCTCTGAGATCGAAGAAaacccggtttcttgagcgattcaggcaaagaatttcccatgcatcaagataggctgagaaattccttctattctgcaaacagcgctttaaacacaatgtcggaagtggggcgctgtattgtacacctggtattctatacagcgccccacttccgacatagtgtataacgcgaggcaaaagcagcggaagtaaaagaaaaaatgtcgttaATTCGGTTTTGAATTGGAAACACAATAGCCCTGgcaatgcaatttactcatttttgttttcagattttCTTACTCatttctacactgaaataaattttgttgtcgaaattaccgattccatagtaaaattactaaccgtacctatgattctcaaccgacaacaaaatctgttaaggtaactgaaatatgcttgaaattactatgcattgtagtaaattcaactaaaagcattgtcgtctcaacaacaaaacattgttattttttccATGACAcggattttacaacacagtatggttaaaaatacaatgcttatttgttaaattaagactatttttggtaatgttaactgcactgctagttaagttgacagtgttttagtggaattaactgaaaattgttgtcggttgagaatcataggtacggttagtaattttactatggaatcggtagtttccacaacaaaatttatttcagtgtaaatACTTTTCTCCAAgtttacacggagaaatcaaactacctaatttttgggtcgattttactcaaagctgagtttatcgaataaactagttacccaaaattaggttgttttccctcactcagccaaataaccttaagatttccataaggcccaacttatgaaacggcctttaaataattcataatgcttcggatgaatttcataaggttactctatgacgtaaaatcgtctcacagcttggcttttattcatgtttagcaacatggtattctcaagcgtcggtagccgtgtggataaaacacgggctcgatgatcccgacgttcatggatcgaatccagtctgcatcattttaagatttttttgttcttttcttaagtctatcttatgaaatttgtcatagcaagcacgatcaattttcataaggttttcttatgtcatccataagaattagttatagcaaattttcataaggtatttcgatgaatttcgctagtttttttcgctgagtgctctttcccccaccgatgttgtcaaaaacaaacagagatgcatccaCCCAATGGGGgtacttgagcccaataagccaattttgagtaaatgtaggtatactcaaatttgggtcgaatgagggggggtcttatgttgaatttacctactcttaagtatattttttgctggaggtaaaggcaatttacctagtgtgagtttaatcgatttactcaaatttggcttattgggtggaactatgggattgcgtcaaaagaactcaattttgggtggTTTGCGGTTCCGTGtacactgaactacaaatcaacccaaatttaagttgttttgacgcaatcccggtcttccgtggaataactcaaatttgcgttaaacagcgaaagtggtgagtgagtagttctcgtttgagagcggcaaaaaaattaacccagtggtaagttattttcacccaacggaggcctcaaatgacgcaaatttgggttaattcaagaaaacccaaatttggcttcttccacggataagcagcggatgcgtcggtgcttctatctttgttttcgacaacattgcggtggggcgagggagaaaacaacccaactttgagttaaaactttaagcagtttagccaaatttgagtttttaaaacttattctttgggttataatatttttccgtgtatacgGTTCGGTTCTATTTCAACTTTGTTCCGTTATTCATAAAACTGTCAAAGGGATGGTAACCCTGGCATGGACGTAAACAAAATAATCCAAAAATATCATTCGGCTGCGGTTCGGTTCGCATTGTTCAACAAATTAAACTTAAATAAAAGTAGTTTTAAGTAATAGAAACATGTTTTTCGAAAAGATTCGACAGCTCACACTTTTGCTGGAGAAGCAGGAATTGGAGGTACGTGATAAATCATTAGTTTAAAGCGATAATAGAACATAATTACATCATACTCTTTCCCCGACAGGCTCCGAATGGCATCGTTTCGGTTCAGCTGTACTCGGAACTGTTCGCGGCTTACCTCTATCAGAACGACCTGTAAGAGATATTGTTGATTCAGAGGTTCTTCACGCGATTGACCAATATCTTTTCTCTTTAGATCTAATGCCCGGTACCTCTGGAAACGGATTCCGCCGAGTGTGAAAGCTGGCCACGCCGAACTGGAGCAGATGTACAAAGTGTTCCAGTGCCAGTGGAACAACGACACGGCCGGGTTCTACAAGGCCATCAACTACGACTGGTCCAAGCATGTGTCCGAGCTGATGTTCGAATTGAAGGAGAAAATGCAGCAAGAAACCGTAAACCTGATCGGCCGGGCTTACAGTTCGATTTTTGAGAACGTCCTCGCCGAAATGACTAACCAAACGCCGGACATGATCGACGAGATGTGCAAGAATCTGAACTGGGAGATTGTCGAAGGTCCACGCCCACGGTTGATTCTGCCCAAACATCCACCGACGGATAAACCCTTGGTGGTTACCGCAGAAGACCAGCTGCAAAAGTTGACAgattttgtgtcgtttttggaaaattgatttGCTTTCTGGAATTTGAACTTTCTGAAGTTTAATTACTCATGTACATTTATTGATTTGAAATAAACGATTATCTTATGAACCATTTTTCAGTTAACCTTcgggcgatcgcgctgttgtattttgtacaatacgtagaaaaaatctcgctttttgtactcagcattagcgtggtgctgacggtggtggccaaccacgcATGGAAGGCTAAAAAAATGAAATAGGCATATAATACCTAACTGTGGTATACATTATATTTTAGATAAGTATTTCCTAAATCATGTGGGTTACCCGGCGTCTCCACTAGAAAGAAATGTCTTCCCATTTTGCTGCTAGAAAAAGTAGCTACTGATTGTGTGAATATGTAAAAAATATGAGTTTAGAAAACGACGCACGGAATGATGAGATGTTCTCCAATCTCATTGAGCATTAAGCTAGTAGTGCTAGACGTCATCTTTTGGAATACTTCTTTACAGAACTATGTTTCATAGACCGGTAGAGTGATGCACCATTTCAGTAATGTAcaatagacgttcgataactgcaacatgtttacgtttcagttagcgaacaaaattcgataactgcaacgtcagataggcgtcaccaacccatcaattgacgttaaatgaacgaaaaattcattcgattgttcatgtgggctaacttggcgcaccgttttgacagattagcggtgcgataactgcaaatttgttgcacttaccgtacttgcagttaaaaagcattgcagttaaaccgtttgcactgaccgaacgtctactgtattaagCTTGTAGATTCAGACCTgcactcatggaagttcttggatgacctaaaatatctttaaaaaatatttgcttatggaaaaatacttcatgaacctgtaggacgttacaacgtatcagtaatgtaacgccAATCCATTGATTGCACTTGTAGATCTTTGGGCCATTATTCACGAAAGGCCTTGGGGGATCTAGAATAtctccatggatctgtagcatTTCACAACTTATCAGTAATGTAGCATGAAACCATTGATTACGTTTGAAGATGTGCAGGCCTGCAGTATTGGAGAGACAACTTTCGTGCCATCCCTATCAAGTGTACGATTTGCGTGCACACCCCTACACGCGCATCAGCGGTGGCAACTGTTGGATTGTAGGTACATTCTTGGAGgagcatcacacagctcagtgtggagctaggtatcaactggtaggtaaagtATGATGGAAATAATATTGTAAAtaagttatacctagattgaataaaggagaggcgcTGCGCTGGTAgcaatatcagtcagtgcctgggtttggaacaagaagcctcgcctgtgtttttatttccaacaggttatgggcccagggacgCCCTGGCGGTGGTTCGGGAAGCGAGGAGACCAAGATGCGGTACCATCCAATATCCGATGAGGTAtcaagatgcgatgaggcctGGTGCTAATAGTCGTTGAGATACCGAGAGGCGGTGAGGATCTAGTATCTTGAGGGACCTGCGCTGGAACCAGGAGATCGAGGCAGAGGGTGCTGGCTGATCGGGACGCTGGAGCTGGATGGCGGGAAGGTACTCGGATGA contains the following coding sequences:
- the LOC109411292 gene encoding COP9 signalosome complex subunit 8 — its product is MFFEKIRQLTLLLEKQELEAPNGIVSVQLYSELFAAYLYQNDLSNARYLWKRIPPSVKAGHAELEQMYKVFQCQWNNDTAGFYKAINYDWSKHVSELMFELKEKMQQETVNLIGRAYSSIFENVLAEMTNQTPDMIDEMCKNLNWEIVEGPRPRLILPKHPPTDKPLVVTAEDQLQKLTDFVSFLEN